Proteins encoded together in one Kitasatospora albolonga window:
- a CDS encoding potassium transporter TrkA: protein MRVSIAGAGAVGRSIATELLENGHEVLLIDKAPSAISVERVPSAEWLLADACEITSLDEAALQRCNVVIAATGDDKVNLVVSLLAKTEYGVPRVVARVNHPKNEWLFNESWGVDVAVSTPRLMSALVEEAVSVGDLVRLLRFSHGDANLVELTLPPESALAGTRVGQVAWPQDTSLVTIIRGTRVLTPSAEESLEAGDELLFVAAQAREEQLEDLLSVRRDPSSGS from the coding sequence ATGCGTGTGTCGATTGCCGGGGCGGGTGCGGTGGGCCGTTCCATCGCCACCGAGCTGCTGGAGAACGGGCACGAGGTGCTGCTCATCGACAAGGCGCCGAGCGCCATCTCGGTGGAGCGGGTCCCGTCGGCGGAGTGGCTGCTCGCGGACGCCTGCGAGATCACGTCGCTGGACGAGGCGGCGTTGCAGCGGTGCAACGTGGTCATCGCCGCGACGGGCGACGACAAGGTGAACCTGGTCGTCTCGCTGCTCGCGAAGACCGAGTACGGCGTGCCCCGGGTGGTGGCCCGGGTCAACCACCCGAAGAACGAGTGGCTGTTCAACGAGTCCTGGGGCGTCGATGTCGCGGTCTCGACCCCGCGGCTGATGTCGGCCCTGGTGGAGGAGGCGGTGAGCGTCGGCGATCTGGTCCGGCTGCTGCGCTTCAGCCACGGCGACGCCAACCTGGTGGAGCTGACGCTGCCGCCGGAGTCGGCGCTGGCGGGCACCCGGGTCGGGCAGGTGGCATGGCCCCAGGACACCTCGCTGGTCACCATCATCCGGGGGACGCGGGTGCTGACGCCGAGCGCCGAGGAGTCCCTGGAGGCCGGTGACGAGCTGCTGTTCGTGGCCGCCCAGGCGCGCGAGGAGCAGTTGGAGGACCTGCTGTCGGTCCGCCGCGACCCGTCGTCGGGCAGCTGA
- a CDS encoding DNA-binding protein — protein sequence MLDRLSSSQEDLESQELREDTQATGCTRISECSDRQIVKVAGTLRTVTLRPRAGVPALEAELFDGTEPLDVVWLGRRSIVGIEPGRRIIASGRVAMSHGRRVLFNPTYELRPLGKE from the coding sequence ATGCTCGACCGGCTCTCCAGCTCCCAGGAGGACCTGGAGTCCCAGGAGCTGCGGGAGGACACCCAGGCCACCGGCTGCACCCGGATATCCGAGTGCTCCGACCGGCAGATCGTGAAGGTGGCTGGTACGTTGCGGACCGTCACCCTCCGCCCCCGGGCCGGAGTGCCCGCCCTGGAGGCGGAGCTCTTCGACGGCACCGAGCCGCTGGACGTGGTCTGGCTGGGCCGCCGCTCGATCGTCGGCATAGAGCCCGGCCGCCGGATCATCGCCTCGGGCCGGGTCGCCATGAGCCACGGGCGCCGGGTGCTGTTCAACCCCACATACGAACTCCGACCGCTCGGCAAGGAGTAG
- a CDS encoding RNA methyltransferase, with amino-acid sequence MQNEPTSSLVGEEYEVEVGPVAHGGHCIARTAENQVLFVRHTLPGEKIIAKVTDGDTDSRFLRADAVRILEPSKDRIQAPCPYAGPGMCGGCDWQHAKPGAQRRLKGEVIAEQLQRLAGLTPEEAGWDGTVMPADGDKLPAGEVPAWRTRVQYAIDADGRAGLRKHRSHDVQPIDHCLIAAPGVSELGVEKREWPQIAAVEAITATGSNDRQVILTPRPGGRLPLVELDKPVSVLRVDEKDGGVHRVHGRAFVRERADDRTYRVGSGGFWQIHPQAANTLVRAVMQGLLPRKNDTALDLYCGVGLFAGAIGQRIGEKGAVLGIESGKRAVEDARHNLKDLDRVRIEHGKVDQVLPRTGITECDLIVLDPPRAGAGKQVVKHLVSLGARRIAYVACDPAALARDLAYFAEGGYRVRTLRAFDLFPMTHHVECVAILEPVKKDA; translated from the coding sequence ATGCAGAACGAACCCACGTCGTCGCTGGTCGGGGAGGAGTACGAGGTCGAGGTCGGGCCCGTCGCACACGGCGGCCACTGCATCGCCCGTACGGCGGAGAACCAGGTCCTCTTCGTCCGCCACACGCTCCCCGGCGAGAAGATCATCGCGAAGGTCACCGACGGCGACACGGACTCCCGCTTCCTGCGGGCCGACGCGGTACGCATCCTGGAGCCGTCCAAGGACCGGATTCAGGCCCCCTGCCCGTACGCGGGCCCCGGCATGTGCGGCGGCTGCGACTGGCAGCACGCCAAGCCCGGCGCCCAGCGCCGCCTCAAGGGCGAGGTGATCGCCGAGCAGCTCCAGCGCCTGGCGGGCCTGACGCCCGAGGAGGCCGGCTGGGACGGCACGGTCATGCCCGCCGACGGCGACAAGCTCCCGGCGGGCGAGGTCCCGGCCTGGCGCACCCGGGTCCAGTACGCGATCGACGCGGACGGCCGGGCGGGCCTGCGCAAGCACCGCTCGCACGACGTCCAGCCGATCGACCACTGCCTGATCGCCGCCCCCGGCGTATCCGAACTCGGCGTCGAGAAGCGGGAATGGCCGCAGATCGCCGCCGTCGAGGCGATCACCGCCACCGGCTCGAACGACCGCCAGGTCATCCTGACCCCCCGCCCCGGCGGCCGGCTCCCCCTGGTCGAGCTGGACAAGCCGGTCTCCGTACTCCGCGTCGACGAGAAGGACGGCGGCGTCCACCGCGTCCACGGCCGCGCCTTCGTCCGCGAACGCGCCGACGACCGCACGTACCGCGTCGGCTCCGGCGGCTTCTGGCAGATCCACCCGCAGGCGGCCAACACCCTGGTCCGCGCGGTCATGCAGGGCCTCCTGCCCCGCAAGAACGACACGGCCCTCGACCTCTACTGCGGCGTCGGCCTCTTCGCCGGAGCCATCGGCCAGCGCATCGGCGAGAAGGGCGCGGTGCTCGGCATCGAGTCCGGCAAACGCGCGGTCGAGGACGCCCGCCACAACCTCAAGGACCTGGACCGCGTCCGCATCGAACACGGCAAGGTCGACCAGGTCCTGCCCCGCACGGGCATCACCGAGTGCGACCTGATCGTCCTGGACCCGCCCCGCGCGGGCGCGGGCAAGCAGGTGGTCAAGCACCTGGTGTCGCTGGGGGCGCGTCGTATCGCGTACGTGGCCTGCGACCCGGCGGCGCTGGCCCGGGACCTGGCGTACTTCGCGGAGGGCGGGTACCGGGTGCGGACGCTGCGGGCGTTCGACCTGTTTCCGATGACGCATCATGTGGAGTGCGTGGCGATTCTGGAGCCGGTGAAGAAGGACGCCTGA
- a CDS encoding potassium transporter TrkA, with protein sequence MHIVIMGCGRVGAALAQTLEQQGHTVAVIDQDPTAFRRLGSGFGGRRVTGVGFDQDTLREAGIEEAGAFAAVSSGDNSNIIAARVAREMFSIENVAARIYDPKRAEVYQRLGIPTVATVRWTADQMLRRLLPSGAEPLWRDPSGGVQLAEVHTTPSWIGHRISTLQEETGVRVAFLTRLGEAILPTSQTVLQEGDLVHVMMRTDEIAKVEEAFAEGPEEGGH encoded by the coding sequence GTGCACATCGTCATCATGGGCTGCGGGCGCGTCGGAGCCGCTCTCGCGCAGACCCTGGAGCAGCAGGGGCACACCGTCGCGGTGATCGACCAGGACCCCACGGCGTTCCGCCGTCTCGGGTCCGGGTTCGGCGGCCGCCGGGTCACCGGGGTCGGCTTCGACCAGGACACGCTCCGCGAGGCGGGCATCGAGGAGGCCGGGGCGTTCGCCGCGGTCAGCAGCGGCGACAACTCCAACATCATCGCGGCCCGGGTGGCCCGCGAGATGTTCTCCATCGAGAACGTCGCGGCCCGCATCTACGACCCGAAGCGGGCCGAGGTCTACCAGCGGCTCGGCATCCCCACCGTGGCGACGGTCCGCTGGACGGCGGACCAGATGCTGCGGCGGCTGCTGCCCTCGGGCGCGGAGCCGCTGTGGCGCGACCCGAGCGGGGGCGTGCAGCTCGCCGAGGTGCACACGACGCCGTCCTGGATCGGCCACCGGATCAGCACGCTCCAAGAGGAGACCGGTGTCCGTGTCGCCTTCCTCACCCGGTTGGGCGAGGCCATACTGCCCACGTCGCAGACCGTCCTTCAGGAGGGTGACCTGGTGCACGTGATGATGCGTACGGACGAGATCGCCAAGGTCGAAGAGGCATTCGCCGAGGGTCCCGAGGAGGGCGGTCACTGA
- a CDS encoding DNA-binding protein: MSKLTDLPKRILIGRALRSDRLGETLLPKRVALPVFASDPLSSVAYAPGEVLIVLSLAGLSAYHFSPWIALAVVVLMFTVVASYRQNVRAYPSGGGDYEVATTNLGPRAGLTVASALLVDYVLTVAVSVSAGVENLGSAVPFVIENKTLCAVGAIVLLALMNLRGVRESGKLFAVPTYLFVAGVFAMILWGGFRSLVLGDTMHAPTAEFEIKPEHQGLAGFALVFLLLRAFSSGCAALTGVEAISNGVPAFRKPKSRNAATTLALMGLLAVTMFCGIIALAMATDVKMAENPAKDLIRDGVPVGEGFTQDPVIAQVAEAVFGHGSFLFMVLAAATALVLFLAANTAYNGFPLLGSILAQDRYLPRQLHTRGDRLAFSNGIVLLAGAAVLLVWIYGADTTHLIQLYIVGVFVSFTLSQTGMVRHWNRLLAAERDPARRRHMVRSRAINAFGAFFTGLVLVVVLATKFTHGAWVALLGMVIFYGTMTAIRKHYDRVAAEIAADDASPDESARPSRVHAIVLVSKLHRPTLRALAYAQLIRADHLEALSISVDPAETKALREDWERHGVNVPLKILDSPYREVTRPVIEYVKGLRRRSPRDVVSVYIPEYVVGHWYEHLLHNQSALRLKGRLLFTPGVMVTSVPYQLQSSEAAKKRARKRADWSAPGSVRRGPVERRHKEPNRKG; encoded by the coding sequence GTGTCCAAACTGACCGACCTGCCCAAAAGGATTCTGATCGGGCGGGCGCTGCGCAGCGACAGGCTGGGGGAGACCCTCCTCCCCAAGCGCGTCGCGCTCCCCGTCTTCGCGTCCGACCCGCTCTCCTCGGTGGCGTACGCCCCCGGCGAGGTCCTCATCGTCCTGTCCCTCGCGGGCCTGTCGGCGTACCACTTCAGCCCCTGGATCGCGCTGGCCGTCGTGGTCCTCATGTTCACGGTCGTCGCCTCCTACCGGCAGAACGTCCGCGCCTATCCGAGCGGCGGCGGCGACTACGAGGTCGCCACCACCAACCTCGGCCCCCGGGCCGGACTGACCGTCGCCAGCGCGCTGCTGGTCGACTACGTCCTCACCGTGGCCGTGTCGGTCTCCGCCGGGGTGGAGAACCTGGGCTCCGCGGTCCCCTTCGTCATCGAGAACAAGACCCTCTGCGCCGTCGGCGCGATCGTCCTGCTCGCCCTGATGAACCTGCGCGGGGTCAGGGAGTCGGGGAAGCTGTTCGCCGTCCCCACCTACCTCTTCGTGGCGGGCGTCTTCGCCATGATCCTGTGGGGCGGGTTCCGCTCCCTGGTCCTCGGCGACACGATGCACGCCCCGACCGCCGAGTTCGAGATCAAGCCCGAGCACCAGGGCCTGGCCGGTTTCGCCCTGGTCTTCCTCCTCCTGCGCGCCTTCTCCTCCGGCTGCGCCGCCCTCACCGGGGTCGAGGCGATCAGCAACGGGGTGCCCGCCTTCCGCAAGCCGAAGAGCCGGAACGCCGCGACCACGCTCGCCCTGATGGGCCTGCTCGCCGTCACCATGTTCTGCGGGATCATCGCCCTGGCCATGGCCACCGACGTCAAGATGGCCGAGAACCCGGCGAAGGACCTGATCCGCGACGGCGTCCCCGTCGGCGAGGGATTCACCCAGGACCCGGTGATCGCCCAGGTGGCGGAGGCGGTCTTCGGCCACGGATCGTTCCTCTTCATGGTCCTCGCCGCGGCCACCGCGCTGGTCCTCTTCCTGGCCGCGAACACCGCGTACAACGGCTTCCCGCTGCTCGGCTCGATCCTCGCCCAGGACCGCTACCTGCCGCGCCAGCTCCACACCCGCGGCGACCGGCTCGCCTTCTCCAACGGCATCGTGCTGCTGGCCGGGGCCGCCGTCCTGCTGGTCTGGATCTACGGCGCCGACACCACGCACCTGATCCAGCTGTACATCGTCGGCGTCTTCGTCTCCTTCACCCTCAGCCAGACCGGCATGGTCCGGCACTGGAACCGCCTTCTGGCCGCCGAACGCGACCCCGCCCGGCGCCGCCACATGGTCCGCTCCCGCGCCATCAACGCCTTCGGGGCCTTCTTCACCGGCCTGGTCCTCGTGGTCGTCCTCGCCACCAAGTTCACCCACGGCGCCTGGGTCGCCCTGCTCGGCATGGTGATCTTCTACGGCACGATGACCGCGATCCGGAAGCACTACGACCGGGTCGCCGCCGAGATCGCCGCGGACGACGCCTCCCCGGACGAGAGCGCCCGCCCCTCCCGCGTCCACGCGATCGTCCTGGTCTCCAAGCTCCACCGCCCGACCCTGCGCGCCCTCGCCTACGCCCAGCTGATCCGCGCCGACCACTTGGAGGCGCTCTCCATCAGCGTCGACCCGGCCGAGACGAAGGCGCTCCGCGAGGACTGGGAGCGGCACGGCGTCAACGTACCGCTCAAGATCCTCGACTCGCCCTACCGCGAGGTGACCCGCCCGGTCATCGAGTACGTCAAGGGCCTGCGCCGCCGCAGCCCGCGCGATGTGGTCAGCGTCTACATCCCGGAGTACGTGGTCGGCCACTGGTACGAGCACCTGCTCCACAACCAGAGCGCCCTGCGCCTCAAGGGCCGCCTCCTCTTCACCCCCGGCGTGATGGTCACCTCCGTCCCGTACCAGCTCCAGTCCTCCGAGGCCGCGAAGAAACGGGCCCGCAAGCGCGCGGACTGGAGCGCGCCGGGTTCGGTACGCCGGGGCCCGGTGGAACGTCGGCACAAGGAGCCGAACCGCAAGGGGTGA
- a CDS encoding DNA-binding response regulator: MTRVLVVDDEPQIVRALVINLKARQYEVDAAPDGATALQLAAALHPDVVVLDLGLPDMDGVEVIKGLRGWTRVPILVLSARHTSDEKVEALDAGADDYVTKPFGMDELLARLRASVRRSEPIGQDVTEDVAIVETAGFTVDLAAKKVHRAGRDVRLTPTEWHLLEVLVRNGGRLVSQKQLLQEVWGPSYGTETNYLRVYMAQLRRKLEADPSHPRHFVTEPGMGYRFERG, translated from the coding sequence ATGACCCGGGTGCTTGTGGTCGACGACGAGCCGCAGATCGTACGCGCCCTCGTGATCAACCTGAAGGCACGCCAGTACGAGGTCGACGCCGCCCCCGACGGGGCGACCGCCCTCCAGCTCGCCGCCGCCCTCCACCCCGACGTCGTCGTCCTCGACCTCGGGCTGCCCGACATGGACGGGGTCGAGGTGATCAAGGGCCTGCGCGGCTGGACCCGGGTCCCGATCCTCGTCCTCTCCGCGCGCCACACCTCCGACGAGAAGGTGGAGGCCCTGGACGCGGGCGCCGACGACTACGTCACCAAGCCGTTCGGCATGGACGAGCTGCTGGCCCGGCTGCGCGCCTCCGTACGCCGCTCGGAGCCGATCGGGCAGGACGTCACCGAGGACGTGGCGATCGTCGAGACGGCCGGCTTCACCGTCGACCTGGCGGCGAAGAAGGTGCACCGCGCGGGCCGCGACGTACGCCTCACCCCCACGGAGTGGCACCTCCTGGAGGTGCTCGTCCGCAACGGCGGCCGCCTGGTCAGCCAGAAACAGCTCCTCCAGGAGGTCTGGGGCCCCTCCTACGGCACCGAGACCAACTATCTGCGGGTCTACATGGCCCAGCTGCGCCGCAAGCTGGAGGCCGACCCCTCGCACCCCCGCCACTTCGTCACCGAGCCGGGCATGGGGTACCGCTTCGAGCGCGGCTGA
- a CDS encoding histidine kinase gives MGRGTLRIYLGAAPGVGKTYAMLSEAHRRVERGTDCVVAFVNHHGRPRTEALLHGLEQVRRSEITDGPDRSTGTGSPHSTGTGSADSAGSGAAPSTGAGPAHSARSEMDVDAVLERAPAVALVDELAHTNLPGARNAKRWQDVEELLRAGIDVISTVNIQHLESLGDVVESITGVRQQETVPDEVVRRADQIELVDMSPQALRRRLAHGNICRPDELDAALSNYFRPGNLTALRELALLWTADRADEYLQKYRGEHGIRTTWQARERIVVGLTGGPEGRTLIRRASRMAAKGSGSEILAVYIARSDGLTAASPKELAVQRTLVEDVGGTFHHVIGDDVPAALLEFARGVNATQIVLGSSRRKTWQYIYGPGVGATVARESGPDLDVHIVTHGEVAKGRGLPIARGARLGRARIISGWLVGVVGPVLLSLLLRSLESGPGLANDVLLFLFLTVAAALLGGLRPALASAAVGSMLLNYWFTPPTHTLTVQDPENFVAIVIFFAVAVAVSSVVDLAARRTHQAARLRAESEILSFLAGSVLRGETALDALLERVRETFAMESVALLERTSDVDPWTCAGSVGPAPVARPDDADVDMPVGDNMALALSGRVLPAEDRRVLGAFAAQAAVVLDRQRLVWEAEQARRLAEGNRIRTALLAAVSHDLRTPLAGIKAAVSSLRSDDVAWSEEDEAELLAGIEDGADRLDHLVGNLLDMSRLQTGTVTPLIREIDLDEVVPMALGGVPEGSVELDIPETLPMVAVDPGLLERVVANVVENAVKYGPAGERIAVAASALGERVELRVTDRGRGVPDEAKERIFEPFQRYGDAPRGAGVGLGLAVSRGFAEAMGGTLDAEDTPGGGLTMVLTLTAAPGRPRGEAALPAEATS, from the coding sequence ATGGGACGCGGCACACTCCGGATCTACCTGGGCGCGGCACCGGGCGTCGGCAAGACGTACGCGATGCTCTCCGAGGCCCACCGCAGGGTCGAGCGGGGCACCGACTGCGTGGTGGCCTTCGTGAACCACCACGGGCGGCCGCGCACCGAGGCGCTGCTGCACGGCCTGGAGCAGGTCCGGCGCAGCGAGATCACGGACGGCCCGGACCGCTCCACCGGGACCGGTTCGCCCCACTCCACCGGCACCGGTTCGGCCGACTCCGCCGGGTCCGGGGCGGCCCCCTCCACCGGGGCCGGCCCGGCGCACTCCGCCCGGTCCGAGATGGACGTCGACGCCGTCCTGGAGCGCGCCCCCGCCGTCGCCCTGGTGGACGAGCTGGCCCACACCAACCTCCCCGGCGCCCGCAACGCCAAGCGCTGGCAGGACGTCGAAGAGCTCCTGCGGGCCGGGATCGACGTCATATCGACGGTCAACATCCAGCACCTGGAGTCGCTGGGCGACGTCGTCGAGTCGATCACCGGCGTACGCCAGCAGGAGACCGTCCCCGACGAGGTGGTGCGCCGGGCCGACCAGATCGAGCTGGTCGACATGTCGCCCCAGGCGCTGCGCCGCCGGCTGGCGCACGGCAACATCTGCCGCCCCGACGAGCTGGACGCCGCCCTGTCGAACTACTTCCGCCCCGGCAACCTCACCGCCCTGCGCGAGCTGGCCCTCCTGTGGACCGCCGACCGGGCCGACGAGTACCTCCAGAAGTACCGGGGCGAACACGGCATCCGCACCACCTGGCAGGCCCGCGAGCGCATCGTCGTCGGCCTGACCGGCGGACCCGAGGGCCGTACGCTCATCCGCCGCGCCTCCCGGATGGCCGCCAAGGGCTCCGGCAGCGAGATCCTCGCCGTCTACATCGCGCGCAGCGACGGGCTGACCGCCGCGTCGCCCAAGGAGCTCGCCGTCCAGCGCACCCTGGTCGAGGACGTCGGCGGAACGTTCCACCACGTCATCGGCGACGACGTGCCCGCCGCCCTCCTGGAGTTCGCGCGCGGGGTCAACGCCACCCAGATCGTGCTGGGCTCCAGCCGCCGCAAGACCTGGCAGTACATCTACGGCCCCGGGGTCGGCGCCACCGTCGCCCGGGAGTCCGGGCCCGACCTGGACGTCCACATCGTCACCCACGGCGAGGTCGCCAAGGGCCGGGGGCTGCCCATCGCCCGCGGCGCCCGGCTCGGACGGGCCCGGATCATCTCGGGCTGGCTCGTCGGTGTCGTCGGCCCGGTCCTGCTCTCCCTGCTGCTGCGGAGCCTGGAGAGCGGCCCCGGCCTCGCCAACGACGTCCTGCTCTTCCTCTTCCTGACGGTCGCCGCGGCCCTGCTCGGCGGACTCCGGCCCGCCCTCGCCTCGGCCGCCGTCGGCTCGATGCTCCTGAACTACTGGTTCACCCCGCCGACCCACACCCTGACCGTCCAGGACCCGGAGAACTTCGTCGCCATCGTGATCTTCTTCGCGGTGGCCGTGGCGGTCTCCTCGGTGGTGGACCTGGCGGCCCGGCGCACCCACCAGGCCGCCCGGCTGCGCGCCGAGTCGGAGATCCTCTCCTTCCTGGCGGGCAGCGTGCTGCGCGGCGAGACCGCCCTGGACGCCCTGCTGGAGCGGGTCCGCGAGACCTTCGCGATGGAGTCCGTCGCCCTGCTGGAGCGCACCAGCGACGTCGACCCGTGGACCTGCGCCGGGTCCGTGGGGCCCGCCCCGGTCGCCCGGCCCGACGACGCGGACGTGGACATGCCGGTCGGCGACAACATGGCCCTCGCGCTCTCCGGCCGGGTGCTGCCCGCCGAGGACCGCCGGGTGCTCGGCGCGTTCGCCGCCCAGGCCGCCGTCGTCCTGGACCGCCAGCGGCTGGTCTGGGAGGCCGAGCAGGCCCGCAGGCTCGCCGAGGGCAACCGGATCAGGACCGCGCTGCTCGCCGCCGTCAGCCATGACCTGCGCACCCCGCTCGCCGGGATCAAGGCCGCCGTCAGCTCGCTCCGCTCCGACGATGTGGCCTGGTCCGAGGAGGACGAGGCGGAGCTCCTCGCGGGCATCGAGGACGGCGCCGACCGGCTCGACCACCTGGTCGGCAACCTGCTGGACATGTCCCGCCTCCAGACCGGCACGGTGACCCCGCTGATCCGGGAGATCGACCTCGACGAGGTGGTGCCGATGGCGCTCGGCGGGGTCCCCGAGGGCAGCGTGGAGCTGGACATCCCCGAGACGCTGCCCATGGTCGCGGTCGACCCGGGGCTGCTGGAGCGGGTCGTCGCCAACGTGGTCGAGAACGCCGTCAAGTACGGCCCCGCCGGGGAGCGCATCGCGGTGGCCGCCAGCGCCCTCGGCGAACGCGTCGAGCTCCGGGTCACCGACCGGGGGCGCGGCGTCCCCGACGAGGCCAAGGAGCGGATCTTCGAGCCCTTCCAGCGGTACGGTGACGCCCCGCGCGGCGCCGGAGTGGGCCTCGGCCTCGCCGTCTCCCGGGGCTTCGCCGAGGCGATGGGCGGCACCCTGGACGCCGAGGACACCCCCGGCGGCGGGCTGACCATGGTCCTGACGCTCACCGCCGCACCCGGGCGCCCCCGGGGCGAGGCGGCCCTCCCCGCCGAGGCCACCTCATGA